In the genome of Cyclopterus lumpus isolate fCycLum1 chromosome 19, fCycLum1.pri, whole genome shotgun sequence, one region contains:
- the LOC117748990 gene encoding clarin-3 has translation MPSLNKILLFLSSALATAISVLVLGFSMSIQWVETTMDCTSSGSSFSNGSAVVTLSLFDGTMTRIHCPFFGGQDDFEVFPQLAGIGGTPLVLHGLVVCVLVLCLLFSACSILISLYNSVSNPYETYMGPIGVYVCSSLSASFSVVVLLIFAVNVNNVAEDLVQTYTGNIVADVRNKSSELYLGYYLVLLYTGLSLIAIVLIYVYEHAAYTHRREQQRPTEDAPKEIMMY, from the exons ATGCCATCCCTTAATAAGATTCTGCTTTTCCTGTCCAGTGCGCTGGCGACTGCCATTTCTGTTTTGGTGTTGGGGTTCAGCATGTCAATACAGTGGGTTGAGACGACCATGGATTGCACAAGCAGTGGAAGTAGCTTCTCCAACGGATCTGCTGTGGTCACTTTGAGTCTTTTTGATGGGACTATGACCAGAATCCATTGCCCCTTTTTTGGAGGTCAGGACGATTTTGAAG tgtttccTCAGTTGGCAGGAATAGGAGGAACCCCTCTCGTGCTGCACGGtctggttgtgtgcgtgttggtcCTGTGTCTGCTGTTTTCCGCCTGCAGCATCCTTATCTCCCTCTACAACAGTGTCAGCAACCCTTATGAGACCTACATGGGGCCTATAGGCGTGTACGTCTGCAGCTCGCTCAGCG cGAGTTTTTCCGTCGTGGTCCTCTTAATATTTGCGGTGAACGTCAACAACGTGGCAGAGGATTTGGTACAGACCTACACCGGCAATATTGTAGCAGACGTGAGGAACAAGTCTTCGGAGCTGTATCTAGGATACTACCTGGTCCTCCTTTACACGGGGCTATCTCTCATCGCCATTGTGTTGATCTACGTTTACGAACACGCAGCCTACACCCATAGGCGGGAGCAGCAGAGGCCTACAGAGGACGCACCCAAGGAGATAATGATGTATTAG